A stretch of the Sporohalobacter salinus genome encodes the following:
- a CDS encoding cell wall hydrolase — translation MKKFSKYHTILLVLVLVFFSLAFINEAVAQASNVYNFELGSRDLRYGDEGVDIVSLQIQLRVLGFYEGEIDGLFGRGTVKAVEEFQRKNNLDVNGIVDENIYRYLDLSNYAKLNEFARDKIMTLARAINGEARGESFRGQVGVGAVILNRVESDEFADTIKEVIYKKGQFTSVINGQVNLSPTESSIKAAKAALLGYDPTGNARFFYNPVTATKLEWISSRPKIVKIDNHIFAD, via the coding sequence ATGAAGAAGTTTTCTAAATATCATACTATATTATTGGTTTTAGTTTTAGTTTTTTTTAGTTTAGCCTTTATAAATGAAGCAGTGGCTCAAGCAAGTAATGTCTATAATTTTGAATTAGGATCGAGAGATTTAAGATATGGTGACGAAGGAGTCGATATAGTTTCTCTTCAGATTCAGCTTAGAGTGTTAGGATTTTATGAAGGGGAGATAGATGGATTATTTGGAAGAGGAACCGTAAAAGCAGTAGAGGAATTTCAGCGGAAAAATAATTTAGATGTTAACGGCATTGTCGATGAAAATATTTATAGATATCTTGATCTTAGTAATTATGCCAAGCTAAATGAATTTGCTCGAGACAAGATTATGACTTTAGCTAGGGCTATAAATGGTGAAGCTAGAGGAGAGTCATTTCGAGGACAAGTAGGTGTTGGAGCAGTAATTTTAAATCGAGTTGAGAGTGATGAGTTTGCTGATACTATTAAAGAAGTAATTTATAAAAAGGGTCAATTTACTTCAGTAATTAACGGTCAGGTTAATTTATCACCTACTGAATCATCTATTAAGGCAGCTAAAGCGGCATTGTTAGGTTATGATCCAACAGGTAATGCTCGTTTTTTCTATAATCCTGTGACTGCTACTAAATTAGAATGGATTTCTTCTCGACCAAAGATAGTTAAGATTGATAATCATATATTTGCAGATTAA
- a CDS encoding NusG domain II-containing protein, producing the protein MIKFIGNDNMFQNLRNVLTLYDKVLIIFILLTTVVGISWSISHLVLDSQSTKYVIIEHKGQTLNKLRLASDLERKITIDLDSGKAEVMIRDGKVRMLEMSEDICPLGICSDTGWISKPGNIIVCIPNQIIIAIEAQDSIDKIDAISY; encoded by the coding sequence ATGATAAAATTTATAGGGAATGATAATATGTTCCAAAATTTAAGAAATGTATTAACACTTTATGATAAGGTATTAATCATATTTATTTTATTAACGACAGTTGTAGGTATTAGCTGGTCAATATCCCACTTAGTTTTAGATAGTCAAAGTACTAAATATGTAATAATTGAGCATAAAGGTCAAACGTTGAATAAATTGAGGTTAGCTTCTGATTTAGAAAGAAAGATTACTATTGATTTGGATTCAGGAAAAGCAGAAGTCATGATTAGGGATGGAAAGGTTAGAATGTTAGAAATGTCAGAAGATATTTGCCCATTGGGAATCTGTTCTGATACAGGTTGGATTAGCAAACCAGGAAATATAATTGTTTGTATTCCTAATCAGATAATAATTGCTATTGAAGCTCAAGATTCCATAGATAAAATAGATGCTATCTCCTACTAA